The Chryseobacterium aureum genome contains a region encoding:
- a CDS encoding carbonic anhydrase: protein MSQSYEVIFENNKKWVASKVAEDPNFFQELAKTQHPEFLYIGCSDSRATAEELMGAKPGEVFVHRNIANVVNTLDMSSTAVIQYAVEHLKVNHIIVCGHYNCGGVKAAMTPQDLGLLNPWLRNIRDVYRLHQAELDSIQDENQRYDRLVELNVQEQCINVIKMACVQERYILEERPIVHGWVFDLRTGKIIDLEIDFEKILKDIQKIYNLTGSDWVMSRKTK, encoded by the coding sequence ATGTCACAATCGTACGAGGTTATTTTCGAAAACAACAAAAAATGGGTAGCGTCCAAAGTAGCTGAAGATCCAAACTTCTTTCAGGAACTTGCAAAAACTCAGCATCCGGAATTCCTTTACATAGGATGCTCGGACAGCAGGGCTACTGCAGAAGAACTGATGGGGGCAAAACCTGGAGAAGTATTTGTTCACAGAAACATTGCCAATGTTGTGAATACTTTAGATATGAGCTCCACAGCGGTTATACAATATGCTGTAGAACATCTGAAAGTAAACCACATTATTGTTTGCGGACATTACAACTGTGGCGGGGTAAAAGCAGCGATGACTCCTCAGGATCTTGGGTTATTAAATCCATGGCTGAGAAATATTCGTGATGTTTACAGACTGCATCAGGCAGAGCTGGATTCTATTCAGGACGAAAACCAACGTTATGACAGACTTGTGGAGCTTAATGTTCAGGAGCAGTGCATCAACGTTATTAAAATGGCCTGCGTACAGGAAAGGTATATCCTTGAAGAGCGTCCTATTGTACACGGCTGGGTATTTGACCTCAGAACAGGTAAAATTATTGATCTGGAGATTGATTTTGAGAAAATCCTGAAAGACATCCAAAAGATTTATAACCTTACAGGTTCTGATTGGGTAATGAGCAGAAAGACCAAATAG
- a CDS encoding IS3 family transposase (programmed frameshift), producing MKQGRKIYDPAFKKQAVQLSYERSNISELARELGIEVTMLYKWRKDYQEFGEKSFPGKGNLKQTPEQEKIHELEKRLRDAELERDILKKGNRHFFQERSMKYEFIKNHESLFPIEKMCSVLKVSYSSYYKWKARPLSNRERRKREIKKQITSIYFASKQRYGSPRITVELDSSGFKTSRITVAKYMKELGLRSKLSRKFRVTTDSKHNYLIAENILNRNFLVGSPSQAWVSDITYLQTKDGFLYLTAIIDLFDRKVIGWSLSTGMSTTETSLAAWKMAVKNRKADSKLIFHSDRGVQYASKKFTNTLAFYGVKRSMSRKGNCWDNAVAESFFKSLKTELIYGNKLITREQMELEIFEYIEIWYNKKRRHSTLNYQTIEEFNNQNKIYKNVA from the exons ATGAAACAAGGGCGAAAAATCTATGATCCGGCTTTTAAAAAACAAGCAGTTCAATTGAGCTATGAGCGATCTAATATTTCGGAACTGGCAAGAGAGCTGGGTATTGAAGTAACGATGCTTTACAAATGGAGAAAAGATTATCAGGAATTCGGAGAAAAGAGTTTTCCTGGGAAGGGTAATCTCAAACAAACTCCAGAGCAGGAAAAAATTCATGAATTAGAAAAAAGACTTAGAGATGCAGAGCTTGAGCGTGATATATTAAAAAAAG GCAATCGCCATTTTTTCCAAGAGCGGTCGATGAAATACGAGTTCATTAAGAATCATGAATCTTTATTTCCGATTGAAAAAATGTGCAGTGTTTTAAAAGTAAGCTACAGTAGTTATTATAAATGGAAAGCAAGACCTCTTTCTAATAGAGAGAGACGAAAAAGAGAGATAAAAAAACAAATAACATCTATTTATTTTGCATCAAAGCAACGCTATGGAAGTCCCAGAATTACTGTAGAATTAGACTCATCAGGTTTTAAGACCTCCAGAATAACGGTTGCAAAATATATGAAAGAGCTTGGTTTAAGAAGTAAATTAAGCAGAAAATTTAGAGTAACAACAGATTCAAAACACAATTATTTGATTGCAGAGAACATCCTGAATAGAAACTTTTTGGTTGGCAGTCCATCCCAAGCTTGGGTCTCTGACATCACTTATCTCCAAACCAAAGATGGATTTTTATACCTGACAGCAATTATAGATTTGTTTGATCGAAAAGTAATTGGTTGGAGCTTAAGTACTGGGATGAGTACCACGGAGACAAGTTTAGCTGCCTGGAAAATGGCTGTCAAAAATAGAAAAGCGGACAGTAAATTAATTTTTCACTCAGACAGAGGTGTTCAGTATGCAAGTAAAAAATTCACAAATACTCTTGCTTTTTATGGAGTAAAAAGGAGTATGAGCAGAAAAGGGAATTGTTGGGATAACGCAGTGGCTGAAAGCTTCTTCAAGTCATTGAAAACAGAACTAATTTACGGAAACAAGCTTATCACAAGAGAACAGATGGAACTTGAAATTTTTGAATATATTGAAATATGGTACAATAAAAAAAGAAGGCACAGTACCCTGAATTATCAAACAATAGAAGAATTTAACAATCAAAATAAAATTTACAAAAATGTAGCTTAA
- a CDS encoding serine O-acetyltransferase: MADYSIIQKDFYRESGKWLSTFQIWKKCINPNLHFVYVLRMAQKYRKTPGMNTFWRIVLRHYQIKYGFQIYPETQIGEGFYLGHWGSLVINPQTIIGKNCNIAQGVTIGQQNRGKNEGSPVIGNEVWIGTNAVIVGAITIGNNVLIVPNSYVNFDVPSNSVVIGNPAKIIPTDNATREYINRKV; encoded by the coding sequence ATGGCTGATTATTCTATCATTCAAAAAGACTTTTATAGGGAAAGCGGGAAATGGCTTTCTACATTTCAGATCTGGAAGAAGTGCATTAATCCTAATCTTCATTTTGTCTATGTACTGAGGATGGCTCAAAAATACCGGAAGACACCGGGCATGAATACTTTCTGGAGAATTGTTTTAAGACATTATCAGATTAAGTACGGATTTCAGATTTATCCGGAAACCCAGATTGGAGAAGGCTTTTACCTGGGACACTGGGGAAGCCTTGTCATTAACCCCCAAACAATCATTGGTAAGAACTGCAATATTGCACAGGGTGTAACGATCGGCCAGCAAAACCGCGGAAAAAATGAAGGATCACCTGTTATCGGGAATGAAGTATGGATAGGCACCAATGCAGTTATTGTGGGCGCAATCACAATCGGAAATAATGTATTGATTGTTCCTAATTCTTATGTCAACTTTGATGTTCCTTCCAATTCTGTAGTTATAGGAAATCCGGCAAAAATCATTCCTACAGACAATGCTACAAGGGAGTATATTAACCGTAAAGTGTAG
- a CDS encoding glycosyltransferase: protein MKKKKLLIRIGSLRHGGAEKVLINFLKNLPSDKYEVDLLVNLYSGLYLKEVPSWVTLYYLTKGEMITTNRPQDIPVKAYRVLYQKMFLWFPSLLYKFVLKNKKYDVEIAAIHAMHQEILSSPQKDSKKIIWVQNDIFNLKEYTPEVIRQFFKFDKILVISNKLQEGMHKLAKNEAEKASVIKIFNPIDRNDTLRKADIDVNDYPFKNDLPTFVTVGTVYPQKGYDRLLNVHKKLIDEGLKHQLLIIGDGYDFDTIQNQLHTLGLQDTAKMLGFSSNPYPYMKKADFYIMSSRHEGFPTIIAEALILNKPISATDISGIRDLLQDGKLGNITENSEEGIYEGMKKFLTDKNITEEYKKQISQTELPFVLEKSVEHLQKIIDEV from the coding sequence TTGAAAAAGAAGAAACTCCTCATTCGTATAGGTTCCTTACGTCATGGTGGTGCCGAAAAGGTATTAATCAACTTTCTGAAAAATCTTCCTTCTGACAAGTATGAAGTTGACCTTCTGGTGAATCTCTATTCCGGACTGTACCTTAAAGAGGTTCCGTCCTGGGTAACGTTATATTACCTTACAAAAGGAGAAATGATCACTACCAACAGGCCTCAGGACATTCCTGTAAAAGCTTACAGGGTTCTTTATCAGAAAATGTTTCTTTGGTTCCCTTCCCTGCTTTATAAATTTGTTTTAAAAAATAAAAAATATGATGTAGAGATTGCAGCCATCCATGCCATGCATCAGGAAATACTCTCCAGTCCCCAAAAAGATTCCAAAAAAATCATCTGGGTACAGAATGATATTTTCAATTTAAAAGAGTACACTCCGGAAGTGATCAGACAATTCTTTAAGTTTGACAAAATTCTTGTCATTTCTAATAAGCTTCAGGAAGGAATGCACAAGCTGGCTAAAAACGAAGCGGAAAAAGCCTCAGTGATTAAGATTTTTAACCCGATTGATAGGAATGATACACTGAGAAAAGCTGACATTGATGTGAATGATTATCCTTTCAAAAATGATCTTCCTACTTTTGTAACGGTAGGAACTGTATATCCCCAGAAAGGCTATGACAGATTACTGAATGTTCATAAAAAGCTTATTGATGAAGGACTAAAACATCAGCTTCTGATCATTGGTGACGGATATGATTTTGATACTATTCAGAACCAGCTCCATACATTGGGTCTTCAGGATACAGCAAAAATGCTTGGCTTTAGCAGCAATCCCTATCCTTATATGAAAAAGGCAGACTTCTATATTATGTCTTCAAGGCACGAGGGATTCCCTACAATCATAGCTGAAGCGCTTATTCTTAACAAACCTATTTCTGCTACGGATATTTCCGGGATCAGAGACCTTCTTCAGGACGGAAAACTGGGAAATATTACCGAGAATTCCGAAGAAGGCATATATGAAGGAATGAAAAAATTTCTTACAGATAAAAATATCACTGAAGAGTATAAAAAACAGATCTCCCAAACAGAACTTCCGTTTGTATTGGAGAAATCTGTGGAGCACCTTCAGAAAATAATTGATGAAGTATAA
- a CDS encoding acyltransferase, with protein MIFIFRIFLKIDALYHSFLNKCSLEAAKYRGMKVGKNFNMPDKVYFGTEPYLIEIGDNVNIAGDVRFVNHGGTTTLLRKLPGYEDARILGRIKIGNNCTIGLNAVIMQDVQIGDNCILGANSVLSQSMPPNTVFIGNPAQFLCTIEDYGDIVLKNNPEYPRELEKDRKKLDAYIKENLPHKYKKARKIK; from the coding sequence ATGATTTTTATATTCAGAATTTTCTTAAAAATAGATGCTCTTTATCATTCTTTTTTGAATAAGTGCAGTCTTGAAGCAGCAAAATACAGAGGGATGAAAGTAGGTAAGAATTTCAATATGCCTGATAAAGTATATTTCGGAACGGAGCCCTACCTTATCGAAATTGGTGACAATGTAAATATTGCCGGAGATGTTAGATTTGTGAATCATGGCGGAACAACAACCCTTCTTAGGAAACTTCCCGGATATGAAGATGCAAGAATCCTTGGAAGAATAAAAATCGGAAACAACTGTACCATTGGCCTGAACGCTGTTATTATGCAGGATGTACAAATTGGGGACAACTGTATTTTAGGTGCCAATTCTGTATTATCCCAGTCTATGCCTCCCAATACGGTGTTTATAGGAAATCCGGCACAGTTTCTGTGTACAATAGAAGATTACGGAGATATTGTATTAAAAAATAATCCGGAATATCCTCGCGAACTGGAAAAAGACAGAAAGAAGCTTGATGCTTACATCAAAGAAAATCTGCCCCATAAATACAAAAAAGCGAGAAAAATTAAATAA
- a CDS encoding 3-oxoacyl-ACP synthase III family protein — protein sequence MMKISKIEYYLPQQVLTNEDLEKLFPEWSSERIQEKVGISQRHISSDNETVLDMAVQSSEKIFENYDRNKIDFILFCTQSPEYFLPTTACILQDRLGLRKNIGAIDFNLGCSGFVYGLAFAKGLISAGIAKSILLITSETYSKHIHPDDKGNRSIFGDASASAIIEKSEGNDYQFCLGTDGSGAENLMVKQGAFKKDFELNPEHEFSPENIYMNGPEIFNFTIENIPGLVKETLEVNGMTMDDIDHFVFHQANSFMLNYLRKKTKIPAEKFYIDMENTGNTVSATIPIALKNMMDTGMLKAGDKVLMAGFGVGYSWGATIMEI from the coding sequence ATGATGAAAATTTCAAAAATAGAATATTACCTTCCTCAGCAAGTGCTGACTAATGAGGATCTTGAGAAATTGTTCCCGGAATGGAGTTCCGAACGGATCCAGGAAAAAGTAGGTATTTCCCAACGCCATATATCTTCTGATAATGAAACGGTACTGGATATGGCTGTACAATCTTCGGAAAAGATTTTTGAAAACTATGACCGGAATAAAATTGATTTTATTTTGTTCTGTACTCAAAGTCCCGAATATTTTCTACCTACAACGGCCTGTATTTTGCAGGACAGACTGGGGCTTAGAAAAAATATCGGAGCTATAGATTTTAATCTTGGCTGTTCAGGATTTGTATATGGGCTGGCATTTGCTAAAGGATTGATTTCTGCGGGAATTGCAAAGAGTATTCTCCTGATTACTTCAGAAACCTATAGCAAACATATTCATCCTGATGATAAAGGAAACCGGAGTATATTCGGGGATGCCTCTGCTTCGGCAATTATTGAAAAATCAGAAGGTAATGACTATCAGTTTTGCCTGGGAACAGATGGAAGCGGTGCCGAAAATCTTATGGTAAAGCAGGGAGCCTTCAAAAAAGATTTTGAACTGAACCCGGAACATGAGTTCAGTCCTGAAAATATTTATATGAATGGCCCTGAGATTTTTAATTTTACCATTGAAAATATTCCGGGATTGGTAAAAGAAACCCTGGAGGTAAACGGAATGACGATGGATGATATTGATCATTTTGTATTTCACCAGGCCAATTCTTTTATGCTGAATTATTTAAGAAAGAAAACAAAAATTCCGGCAGAAAAGTTTTATATTGATATGGAAAATACCGGTAATACCGTTTCGGCAACCATTCCTATTGCCCTTAAAAATATGATGGATACAGGGATGCTGAAAGCCGGTGATAAAGTCTTAATGGCCGGATTCGGCGTAGGGTACTCGTGGGGAGCCACTATTATGGAAATATAA
- a CDS encoding phosphopantetheine-binding protein, whose amino-acid sequence MKTSVFLEKLQEELEEDNTLTTETNLKALESYDSISLLSVIAFVDENFNKKVDTKHFKDIETVSDLMNVIGKENFED is encoded by the coding sequence ATGAAAACATCCGTTTTTTTAGAAAAACTGCAGGAAGAGCTGGAGGAAGATAACACATTAACTACTGAAACGAATTTAAAAGCCCTGGAAAGCTATGACTCTATCAGCCTGCTTTCCGTTATAGCATTTGTAGATGAAAATTTTAACAAAAAAGTGGATACAAAGCATTTTAAAGATATCGAAACCGTTTCAGACCTGATGAATGTTATAGGAAAAGAAAATTTTGAAGATTAA
- a CDS encoding glycosyltransferase, whose translation MSEKKIKILFRHRSMEMGGVEKVLLSLLNNLNPDKFEMTVCLTLNQGKLRNELPEHIRKIYLTDGKEDFSTHSILQKLQLVKRRLKLRKLKNNPAIADRLINDTFDIEIGMDYRDYDAILNSTHTHSKKIGWFHSEINVPQFQPLVPNILKSFPRFDHMVYCSHKIKDMMHEYYPDLNYPAESVIINPIPIEEIKRKAEEKLDHFPEGPVFVSIGRLHSRKGYHKLIEAHTRLINDGFHHTIIVIGDGGEMKNLKEQAAANNVDKTFILAGNQMNPYPYIKKADYFVLPSESEAWPLVIAEALILQKPIVATNVGDVGLMIKDKETGYLISYDIDEMYKGIKAFLTDPALVLHIRENLRNIESQFDNKKIFDRVENIIETLHKQ comes from the coding sequence ATGTCAGAAAAAAAAATAAAAATCTTGTTCAGACATCGCTCTATGGAAATGGGAGGGGTAGAAAAAGTATTGTTGAGCCTTCTCAACAACCTCAACCCGGATAAATTTGAAATGACGGTGTGCCTTACCCTCAACCAGGGAAAATTACGTAATGAACTTCCGGAACACATCAGAAAAATATATCTTACGGATGGAAAGGAAGATTTTTCCACCCATTCTATTTTGCAGAAACTTCAGCTTGTTAAGAGAAGATTGAAGCTGAGAAAACTGAAAAACAACCCCGCTATTGCAGACCGGCTCATCAATGATACTTTTGATATCGAAATCGGGATGGATTACAGGGATTACGATGCCATTCTGAACTCTACGCATACCCATTCGAAAAAAATCGGGTGGTTTCATTCTGAAATTAATGTTCCTCAGTTTCAGCCTTTGGTTCCGAACATTTTAAAGAGTTTTCCGCGGTTTGATCATATGGTGTATTGCTCTCATAAGATTAAAGATATGATGCATGAATATTATCCGGATCTGAATTATCCGGCTGAAAGCGTGATCATCAATCCAATTCCTATTGAAGAAATTAAGCGCAAGGCAGAAGAAAAGCTTGATCATTTTCCTGAAGGACCCGTTTTTGTTTCCATTGGAAGGCTTCATTCAAGAAAAGGATACCATAAGCTTATTGAAGCGCATACAAGGCTTATCAATGACGGTTTTCACCATACAATTATTGTCATAGGGGATGGTGGCGAAATGAAAAATCTGAAAGAGCAGGCTGCTGCAAATAATGTAGATAAGACATTCATCCTGGCAGGAAATCAGATGAATCCTTATCCTTACATCAAAAAAGCGGATTATTTTGTTCTTCCGTCAGAATCTGAAGCATGGCCTTTGGTCATTGCTGAAGCATTAATTCTTCAAAAGCCTATTGTGGCCACCAATGTAGGAGATGTGGGGCTGATGATCAAAGATAAAGAAACAGGATACCTCATCAGCTATGATATAGATGAGATGTATAAAGGAATAAAAGCATTCCTTACAGATCCTGCTCTTGTTCTTCATATCAGAGAAAATCTCAGAAATATTGAAAGTCAGTTTGACAATAAGAAAATATTTGACAGGGTAGAAAACATTATAGAAACACTGCACAAACAATAA
- a CDS encoding glycosyltransferase family 2 protein, with protein MKFSILIAHYNNALFFKDCFESILQQTYTDWEAVILDDASSESEKKMVQEIIANDKRFRFFENEKNSGVGVTKSKLIELAEGDICGFLDPDDAITPTAIQKCMEIFQAKKDTVLTYSRFMTCDENLKPISPFRSAMQVPNGDPYFFNFPIQIAHFVTFRKSVYEQTEKMNPNLKIGEDQDLYLKMYEKGKVQFINDTNYLYRTHQGGISQNDNKKKSHEYFAQVIFNTMKRRGLSTINGQKIPENYTEAGEIFDLLQYQHQLPFRIKKKIKITLQSIFG; from the coding sequence ATGAAATTTTCTATTCTTATTGCACATTATAACAACGCTCTTTTTTTCAAAGACTGTTTTGAAAGTATACTTCAGCAAACCTATACAGACTGGGAAGCTGTTATTTTAGATGATGCTTCTTCTGAAAGTGAAAAGAAAATGGTTCAGGAAATCATTGCAAATGATAAACGGTTCAGGTTTTTTGAAAATGAAAAAAATTCCGGGGTAGGAGTCACAAAAAGCAAACTGATCGAGCTGGCAGAAGGAGATATCTGCGGATTTCTGGATCCTGACGACGCCATCACACCTACAGCCATTCAAAAATGCATGGAAATCTTTCAGGCTAAAAAAGATACAGTTCTCACCTATTCCAGGTTTATGACCTGTGATGAGAATCTGAAGCCTATTTCTCCGTTCAGATCTGCTATGCAGGTCCCCAATGGTGATCCTTATTTTTTTAATTTCCCGATTCAGATTGCCCACTTTGTAACTTTCAGAAAATCGGTTTATGAGCAGACTGAAAAAATGAATCCTAATTTAAAAATCGGTGAAGATCAGGATCTGTATCTTAAAATGTATGAAAAAGGGAAAGTTCAGTTTATTAATGATACCAATTACCTGTACAGAACGCACCAGGGAGGAATTTCCCAAAATGATAATAAAAAGAAATCCCATGAGTATTTTGCTCAGGTGATTTTCAACACAATGAAGCGGAGAGGCCTCAGCACTATCAACGGTCAAAAAATTCCTGAGAATTATACCGAAGCCGGTGAGATCTTTGACCTGCTGCAATATCAGCATCAGCTGCCTTTCCGTATTAAGAAAAAAATAAAAATTACTTTACAATCAATCTTCGGATAA
- a CDS encoding acyltransferase, with translation MLDEILAKIQRRNQISRLKKHPHVSFKGIKLGTGDHIVLHENLKKVTIGSAVSFRNYVHILVEKNATLEIGNNFFMNNFCSINCLDSISIGNNTLFGENVKLYDHNHAYQSHPEFKLFSSEFTTAPIKIGSNCWLGSNVTVLKGVTIGDNCIIGAGCTIHKDIPANTTVINRQDLIFKEH, from the coding sequence ATGCTTGATGAAATTTTAGCAAAAATTCAACGGAGGAACCAGATTTCCCGTCTCAAAAAACACCCTCATGTTTCTTTTAAGGGGATAAAGCTTGGGACTGGTGATCACATCGTCCTGCATGAAAATCTAAAAAAGGTTACAATAGGGAGTGCTGTTAGTTTTAGAAACTATGTACACATTCTTGTAGAAAAAAATGCCACACTGGAAATAGGGAATAACTTTTTCATGAATAACTTCTGTTCCATCAACTGCCTGGACAGCATTTCCATAGGCAACAATACTTTATTCGGGGAAAATGTAAAGCTGTATGACCATAACCATGCCTACCAGTCTCACCCGGAATTTAAGCTCTTCTCATCTGAATTTACCACCGCTCCTATCAAAATTGGAAGCAACTGCTGGCTTGGAAGCAATGTAACGGTCTTAAAAGGAGTTACTATAGGAGACAACTGTATTATCGGCGCAGGATGCACCATTCACAAAGATATTCCGGCTAACACAACAGTAATCAATCGTCAGGATTTAATATTCAAGGAACATTAA
- a CDS encoding acyltransferase family protein → MKISQITFTRFVAAMAIVISHFNKDLFLYKIDYISNLFLRANVGVSYFFILSGFIMIIAYHKKDKIDYLEFYKNRFARIYPLYMLGLVLYFMTRYEMYDWYKLVLYALGVQSWIPGEAMILNFPGWSISVEFFFYLLFPFLYNYFYAKKNKTIWVFAVGLWLITQVFSNLYPVYGAYEGPHTKSHEFLYYFPFWHLNEFLIGNLAGIYFVRNYKERNYDRQVLFLFFLILAALMFVPLFYHNGLMALLFVPAIMMISANNGRISKFFSLKPLEYLGEISYGIYITHIPVLYLVREFLQWQQYTFNIDIVFLIYIIVMLFSSAVFYQCIEKPMRDLLRKIPFEKRLK, encoded by the coding sequence GTGAAGATAAGTCAGATTACATTTACCCGGTTTGTGGCCGCTATGGCTATTGTTATTTCCCATTTCAATAAAGATCTGTTTTTGTATAAGATAGATTATATTTCCAATCTTTTTCTGAGGGCGAATGTAGGGGTTAGCTATTTCTTTATCCTTTCAGGGTTTATAATGATCATCGCGTATCATAAAAAAGATAAAATTGACTACCTGGAATTCTATAAAAACAGGTTTGCAAGGATTTATCCACTGTATATGCTGGGCCTGGTACTGTATTTTATGACGAGGTATGAGATGTACGACTGGTATAAGCTGGTTTTATATGCATTGGGAGTTCAAAGCTGGATACCGGGAGAAGCCATGATCCTGAATTTTCCGGGATGGTCTATTTCTGTAGAATTTTTCTTTTATCTGCTCTTTCCTTTTTTATACAATTATTTTTACGCTAAGAAAAATAAAACGATCTGGGTGTTTGCGGTCGGGCTTTGGCTGATAACTCAGGTGTTTTCTAATTTATATCCGGTGTATGGAGCTTATGAAGGACCTCACACGAAAAGTCATGAATTCTTGTATTATTTTCCTTTCTGGCATCTGAATGAATTTCTGATCGGGAATCTGGCAGGGATCTATTTTGTAAGAAATTATAAGGAAAGGAATTATGACCGGCAGGTTCTTTTTCTCTTTTTCCTGATTCTTGCTGCATTGATGTTTGTTCCGCTTTTCTATCACAACGGTTTGATGGCGCTGCTTTTTGTTCCTGCCATTATGATGATCTCGGCCAATAATGGGAGAATAAGTAAATTCTTTTCACTAAAACCGCTGGAATATCTGGGAGAAATAAGTTATGGGATATACATCACTCATATTCCTGTTCTTTATCTGGTAAGGGAATTTTTACAATGGCAGCAATATACTTTTAATATTGATATTGTATTTCTCATTTACATTATTGTGATGCTGTTCAGTTCTGCTGTCTTTTATCAGTGTATTGAAAAGCCTATGCGTGATCTTTTAAGAAAAATACCTTTTGAAAAGCGCTTAAAATAA
- a CDS encoding glycosyltransferase family 2 protein, protein MKISVIIPVYNAEKYVSQAVESALQFDDVYEVVLVEDKSPDNALQVCRELAEKYDRVKLYQHPDKGNHGAGASRNLGMEKSEGDFIAFLDADDYYMPNRFDAEKELFPNKEVDGVYGAIGVHYYSEKAKEQYYKVFGDRLTTVYKKHDPKDVFPGQLNMRGTFGLFSIDALTIRKSSLKNMEYFFKTHLRLHQDTEFLFRLSYYLNLYPGILDKAVAVRGVHENNRITKIDAREVKPASTRVVLWKEVNHWAENENTIPDDVKLHIKRVYRSFQIANAPLLKKWGMITKYLFTDYQSIRSGLYNINFRKDLFS, encoded by the coding sequence AAAATTTCTGTAATTATTCCCGTCTACAATGCTGAGAAATATGTTTCCCAGGCTGTAGAATCTGCGCTTCAGTTTGATGATGTATATGAAGTGGTATTGGTGGAAGATAAATCTCCGGACAATGCGCTTCAGGTATGCCGTGAACTTGCTGAAAAATATGACAGAGTGAAGCTCTATCAGCATCCGGATAAAGGAAACCACGGAGCCGGAGCCAGCAGGAATCTCGGGATGGAAAAATCGGAAGGAGATTTTATTGCTTTTCTTGATGCTGATGATTATTATATGCCCAACCGTTTTGATGCAGAAAAAGAACTTTTTCCCAATAAAGAGGTAGACGGTGTGTATGGTGCAATAGGGGTACATTATTATTCTGAAAAAGCAAAAGAACAGTATTATAAGGTCTTTGGCGACCGTCTCACTACCGTTTACAAGAAACATGATCCAAAGGATGTATTTCCGGGGCAGCTTAATATGAGAGGAACCTTCGGGCTTTTCAGCATTGATGCCCTAACCATCCGGAAAAGCTCCTTGAAAAATATGGAGTATTTCTTCAAAACCCATTTAAGACTTCATCAGGATACAGAATTCCTGTTCAGACTCTCCTACTATCTGAATTTATATCCGGGAATTCTTGACAAAGCTGTTGCTGTAAGAGGGGTTCATGAAAATAACAGAATTACCAAAATAGATGCAAGAGAAGTAAAACCTGCCTCAACAAGAGTTGTCCTTTGGAAGGAAGTAAACCATTGGGCGGAAAATGAAAATACCATTCCTGACGATGTTAAGCTTCACATTAAAAGAGTCTACCGAAGTTTTCAGATTGCGAATGCTCCTCTGTTGAAAAAATGGGGAATGATTACAAAATATCTCTTCACAGATTATCAGAGCATACGTTCCGGATTGTACAATATCAATTTCAGAAAAGACTTATTCTCCTGA